A genomic stretch from Natronomonas gomsonensis includes:
- a CDS encoding 1,4-dihydroxy-2-naphthoyl-CoA synthase: MVSDIFDSERWEPVTDDFEDLTYHRAKDSGVVRIAFDRPEVRNAFRPETVDELYTALEHAKRQTDVGCVLLTGNGPSPKDGGWAFCSGGDQRIRGEAGYEYESESEAEQQDAPRLHILEVQRLIRHIPKPVIAVVPGWAVGGGHSLHVVCDMTLASEEHAKFLQTDPDVASFDAGFGSAYLAHQVGHKKAREVFFLGKTYSAEEAVEMGMANEAVPHEELEETALEWGERILSKSPMAIRMLKYAFNLDTDGLVGQQVFAGEATRLGYMTDEAQEGRDAFNEKRDPEFEKFDWYY, encoded by the coding sequence ATGGTATCGGACATCTTCGATTCCGAGCGCTGGGAACCGGTCACCGACGACTTCGAGGACCTCACCTATCACCGGGCGAAAGACAGCGGCGTCGTCCGAATCGCCTTCGACAGACCCGAAGTGCGCAACGCCTTCCGGCCGGAGACGGTCGACGAACTGTACACCGCCTTAGAGCACGCCAAACGCCAGACCGACGTGGGTTGTGTGCTGTTGACCGGTAACGGCCCGTCACCGAAAGACGGCGGCTGGGCGTTCTGTTCCGGGGGCGACCAACGCATCCGTGGCGAGGCGGGCTACGAGTACGAATCCGAATCCGAAGCCGAACAGCAGGACGCGCCGCGACTCCACATCCTCGAAGTTCAGCGGCTCATCCGTCACATTCCGAAGCCGGTCATCGCCGTCGTTCCCGGGTGGGCCGTCGGCGGCGGCCACTCCCTGCACGTCGTCTGTGACATGACGCTGGCCTCCGAGGAGCATGCGAAGTTCCTCCAGACCGACCCGGACGTGGCGTCGTTCGACGCCGGTTTCGGGTCGGCGTATCTCGCCCACCAGGTCGGTCACAAGAAGGCCCGTGAGGTGTTCTTCCTCGGAAAGACCTACTCCGCCGAGGAGGCCGTCGAAATGGGGATGGCGAACGAGGCCGTCCCCCACGAGGAACTCGAAGAGACGGCCCTGGAGTGGGGCGAGCGCATCCTCTCGAAGTCACCGATGGCGATTCGGATGTTGAAGTACGCGTTCAACCTCGACACCGATGGACTCGTCGGCCAGCAGGTGTTTGCGGGCGAAGCCACCCGACTCGGTTACATGACCGACGAGGCCCAGGAGGGACGCGACGCGTTCAACGAGAAACGGGACCCCGAATTCGAGAAGTTCGACTGGTACTACTGA
- the menD gene encoding 2-succinyl-5-enolpyruvyl-6-hydroxy-3-cyclohexene-1-carboxylic-acid synthase, which translates to MTDMNVNTLWGEVIADELSKAGVEAAVLAPGSRSTPLTVAVAEHEDIETHSLLDERSAAFFALGRAKRTRTPTALVCTSGTALANFHPAVIEADRSRVPLLLLTADRPPELQDSGANQTIDQERLYGDAVRQYRKLPEPEAADRKLRSLRTALARAVGTATGVEPGPVHLDVPLRKPLEPTAGGEAAPPGVPDSAVPEGFVDDHLLAVEGRDGPFVAVTRGRSALSAAERRDLVDAVETAESGLVVCGPTDRPAPTSDALEEFAQATGFPVFADPLSGIRFGGHVDSDGVTVCGGYDSYLAAIEESPEVVVRFGASPTSKPLRNYLAGSGARQFVVDSAGGWPEATFTATDLVVADETRLARDLAARIEREPGAYAAQLREAEAAYWQLLAGAEPEEGAVIADAVEAAPDSTTLFVSNSMPVRDLDRFGRPRPADLTVLGNRGASGIDGITSTALGAGSGTDDSLVLVTGDLAYYHDMNGLLAVGRCDVDATVVCINNDGGGIFHLLPIEAHGTFEEWFRTPHGLDFEHSAELYNLEFARTGDREGFRELYADSLASEGTQVIEVRTDSDRNHADRAALQERVVEELSQ; encoded by the coding sequence GTGACCGACATGAACGTCAACACGCTGTGGGGGGAGGTCATCGCCGACGAACTGTCGAAGGCGGGCGTCGAGGCGGCAGTGTTGGCTCCGGGAAGCCGCTCGACGCCGCTGACCGTCGCCGTCGCCGAACACGAAGACATCGAAACGCACTCGCTTCTCGACGAGCGGTCGGCGGCGTTTTTCGCTCTGGGTCGAGCCAAACGGACGAGGACGCCGACGGCGCTCGTCTGTACCTCCGGGACGGCGCTGGCGAACTTTCATCCGGCGGTCATCGAGGCCGACCGGTCCCGCGTTCCGTTGCTGTTGTTGACGGCGGACCGCCCGCCCGAACTGCAGGACAGCGGCGCCAACCAGACCATCGACCAGGAGCGACTGTACGGCGATGCGGTGCGTCAGTACCGAAAACTCCCGGAACCGGAGGCTGCGGACCGAAAACTCCGGTCGCTTCGGACCGCACTCGCGCGGGCGGTCGGCACCGCCACGGGGGTCGAACCCGGACCGGTCCACCTCGACGTGCCGCTTCGCAAGCCGCTGGAACCGACGGCGGGCGGTGAAGCCGCCCCGCCCGGCGTCCCCGATAGCGCGGTTCCGGAGGGGTTCGTCGACGACCACCTCCTCGCCGTCGAGGGCCGCGATGGGCCGTTCGTCGCGGTGACACGTGGCCGCTCGGCGCTATCCGCTGCGGAGCGACGAGACCTCGTCGACGCCGTCGAAACCGCGGAATCCGGACTCGTCGTCTGCGGTCCCACCGACCGCCCGGCGCCGACCAGCGACGCACTCGAAGAGTTCGCCCAGGCCACCGGCTTTCCCGTGTTCGCCGACCCGCTCTCGGGGATTCGGTTCGGCGGACACGTCGACAGCGATGGCGTAACCGTCTGTGGCGGGTACGACTCCTATCTCGCCGCAATCGAGGAGTCCCCCGAGGTGGTCGTCCGGTTCGGTGCCTCACCGACTTCCAAGCCACTCCGGAACTACCTCGCGGGGTCGGGCGCCCGCCAGTTCGTCGTCGACTCGGCCGGCGGATGGCCGGAGGCGACGTTCACCGCGACGGACCTCGTCGTCGCCGACGAGACGCGACTCGCGAGGGACCTCGCGGCCCGAATCGAACGCGAACCCGGAGCGTACGCCGCCCAACTCCGAGAGGCCGAGGCGGCCTACTGGCAACTCCTCGCCGGCGCGGAACCCGAGGAGGGTGCGGTCATCGCCGATGCCGTCGAGGCCGCACCGGACTCGACGACGCTGTTCGTCTCGAACTCGATGCCCGTCCGGGACCTCGACCGGTTCGGTCGTCCCCGACCGGCTGATTTGACCGTTCTCGGCAACCGCGGCGCATCCGGCATCGACGGCATCACCTCGACGGCACTCGGAGCGGGTTCCGGGACCGACGATTCACTCGTCCTCGTGACGGGTGACCTCGCGTACTATCACGACATGAACGGTCTGCTCGCTGTCGGTCGCTGCGATGTCGACGCGACCGTTGTCTGCATCAACAACGACGGCGGCGGCATCTTCCATCTGCTCCCAATCGAGGCCCACGGCACCTTCGAGGAGTGGTTCCGGACGCCGCACGGATTGGACTTCGAACATTCGGCGGAGTTGTACAACCTCGAGTTCGCGCGCACGGGCGACCGCGAAGGGTTCCGGGAACTGTACGCCGACTCCCTCGCAAGCGAAGGGACGCAGGTCATCGAGGTCCGCACCGACAGCGACCGCAACCACGCCGACCGCGCGGCGTTGCAGGAACGCGTCGTCGAGGAACTCTCGCAGTGA
- a CDS encoding isochorismate synthase — protein MEPLRSEEAAPESTGLVSRSRRVREAPTPRAALAAAESPRTLWAAPDESTVVGSGAAATITADGPGRFDAIREAAAELFAVGDVHAGTLAARPRVFGGFSFHDEHVGEGPWEGYPGARFVLPRVQVTYTDDEAWVTVNAVDAGAADVERRLDTATEALLDAPESGATAGPPGVESRTRTTSKAEWRDSVTAAIDRIDAGELRKVVLAQALEARLDAPLSIPDAITRLGDTYPNCFRFLFEPADGRSGFFGATPERLVGLRGRTVETGAIAGTTGRGDTPEEDEWLAEELLADEKNVHEHELVADAIREQLEPYAASIRAGERGIRRLATVQHIETPITAELAVDEHVLSLVEALHPTPAVGGLPPDRALDTIRDTEPFERGWYAAPVGWFDAAGYGSFAVAIRSAVASGDVATLFAGVGIVGDSDPDREWDEVQLKYRPILDELE, from the coding sequence ATGGAACCGTTGCGGAGCGAAGAGGCGGCCCCGGAATCGACGGGGCTCGTCAGTCGGTCGAGACGGGTTCGGGAGGCACCGACGCCCAGAGCGGCTCTCGCGGCGGCGGAGTCGCCACGGACGCTCTGGGCTGCTCCCGACGAGTCGACGGTCGTCGGCAGCGGCGCGGCAGCGACCATCACGGCGGACGGCCCCGGTCGATTCGACGCGATTCGGGAGGCCGCGGCGGAACTCTTCGCTGTCGGCGACGTACACGCCGGGACGCTCGCGGCCCGCCCCCGCGTGTTCGGCGGCTTTTCGTTTCACGACGAACACGTCGGCGAGGGGCCGTGGGAGGGGTATCCCGGTGCCCGATTCGTGCTTCCCCGCGTACAGGTCACCTACACCGACGACGAGGCGTGGGTGACGGTCAACGCAGTCGATGCTGGCGCCGCCGACGTGGAACGCCGACTCGACACCGCCACCGAAGCGCTCCTCGATGCGCCGGAGTCGGGGGCCACCGCGGGACCGCCGGGGGTCGAAAGCCGGACACGAACCACCTCGAAGGCGGAGTGGCGCGACAGCGTCACGGCTGCTATCGACCGTATCGACGCCGGCGAACTCCGGAAGGTCGTCCTCGCACAGGCACTGGAGGCTCGTCTCGACGCACCGCTGTCGATTCCCGACGCGATTACCCGACTCGGCGACACCTATCCGAACTGTTTTCGGTTCCTCTTCGAACCGGCGGACGGCCGCTCGGGCTTTTTCGGTGCGACGCCGGAGCGACTCGTCGGCCTCCGGGGACGAACGGTCGAAACGGGCGCCATCGCCGGCACGACCGGCCGCGGTGACACACCCGAAGAAGACGAGTGGCTCGCCGAGGAACTGCTGGCGGACGAAAAGAACGTCCACGAACACGAACTCGTCGCCGACGCCATCCGGGAGCAACTGGAACCCTATGCGGCGTCAATCCGCGCGGGCGAGCGTGGCATTCGGCGGTTGGCGACCGTCCAGCACATCGAGACGCCGATTACCGCCGAGTTGGCCGTCGACGAACACGTCCTCTCGCTCGTCGAGGCGCTACACCCCACACCGGCGGTCGGTGGACTACCCCCGGACCGCGCACTCGATACCATCCGCGACACCGAACCGTTCGAACGTGGCTGGTACGCCGCGCCCGTCGGGTGGTTCGACGCTGCCGGCTACGGCTCTTTCGCCGTCGCCATCCGCTCGGCGGTCGCCAGCGGGGATGTCGCAACGCTTTTCGCTGGCGTCGGTATCGTCGGTGACTCCGACCCCGACCGGGAGTGGGACGAAGTACAACTGAAGTACCGGCCCATCCTCGACGAACTCGAGTGA
- a CDS encoding UPF0058 family protein, with amino-acid sequence MHKDELLELHAKMVSIMGHFQDMDEIDSSVFDPYESLDVTPDDVHKSKSEHKHAVFVLGNALANVMSEDEFSDAGRIGKRMKELADDAESKL; translated from the coding sequence ATGCACAAAGACGAACTCCTCGAACTGCACGCGAAGATGGTATCGATAATGGGTCATTTCCAGGACATGGACGAAATCGATTCGTCGGTGTTCGACCCCTACGAATCACTCGACGTGACGCCCGACGACGTTCACAAATCGAAGAGCGAGCACAAACACGCCGTGTTCGTCCTCGGCAACGCCTTGGCGAACGTCATGAGCGAAGACGAGTTCTCCGATGCGGGCCGGATCGGTAAGCGGATGAAGGAACTCGCCGACGACGCGGAATCGAAACTGTAA
- a CDS encoding ribbon-helix-helix domain-containing protein, with amino-acid sequence MPKVQLTVPEHLEMQIAQLVEKGEFVNREEAIEELLSTGLRAYKTSGPMEDEEPGFEEDGMMGHDDEYVF; translated from the coding sequence ATGCCGAAGGTACAACTCACTGTCCCGGAACATCTCGAAATGCAAATCGCCCAACTGGTCGAGAAGGGCGAGTTCGTAAACCGGGAAGAAGCCATCGAAGAACTGCTCTCAACCGGGCTCCGAGCCTACAAGACGAGCGGTCCGATGGAGGACGAAGAACCGGGCTTCGAAGAGGACGGGATGATGGGACACGACGACGAGTACGTCTTCTAA
- a CDS encoding sulfite oxidase-like oxidoreductase yields MKDVTDLHVEFDGKRLPPGQRETSRFPVLSKGGTPSIPNDWTFEVWGAVDEELSLSFEELQELPTQTQKQDFHCVTGWSRFDCGFHGVTFPTLADHAGVDDDAVHVMFHAHDGYTTNLPLAECAREEVMFAWELDGEPLPAEHGGPLRVVTPHKYAYKGAKWASGVEFLTEPERGYWEKRGYSNTANPWEEQRYA; encoded by the coding sequence ATGAAGGACGTGACGGACCTCCACGTCGAGTTCGACGGCAAGCGACTCCCACCCGGCCAGCGCGAGACGAGTCGGTTCCCGGTGCTATCGAAGGGCGGAACGCCGTCGATACCGAACGACTGGACCTTCGAGGTCTGGGGTGCCGTCGACGAGGAACTCTCCTTGTCGTTCGAGGAGCTACAGGAACTCCCCACACAGACCCAAAAACAGGACTTCCACTGCGTTACGGGGTGGTCACGCTTCGACTGTGGGTTCCACGGCGTCACCTTCCCGACGCTCGCCGACCACGCCGGCGTCGACGACGATGCCGTCCACGTGATGTTTCACGCCCACGACGGCTACACGACGAACCTCCCGCTCGCCGAGTGTGCGCGCGAAGAGGTCATGTTCGCGTGGGAACTCGACGGCGAGCCGCTTCCGGCCGAACACGGCGGCCCACTTCGGGTCGTCACGCCACACAAGTACGCCTACAAGGGTGCGAAGTGGGCCTCCGGCGTCGAGTTCCTCACCGAACCCGAACGCGGCTACTGGGAGAAGCGCGGCTACTCGAACACGGCGAATCCGTGGGAAGAGCAGCGGTACGCCTAA
- a CDS encoding DUF7527 domain-containing protein: MDAHTVIEEWEVSPFDGGFEGIDSLRSRGFSGAVEADGTWLFLEDGDPLAVRADIDEAPREGDIDAFEDASGRIHEAPHPATAALAAMLTVDGDVRGQYFSDETPLSTVHETLSEGGFTGYVELSKNVLSGDYFVVYEDGKASYLGYLGPSGRLLTGEEAQSKAEGEVGIYDVVAVRLPAVELPEPAPEPNETAVVGAEGDETADTDEELETADTEAEAVEGSSDEHEAETTVGGEPTDDESEDTEVVEDDVDATDGQSADEGDSEPETAEIAETADADADEEPTYAVPSVDPENSGDGTEEDTPPVVESGTESAADAETRAEFDSDVASERETAVESGPEAGRHERAAGTDTDEAETESDKTEAETDDEVETESEPSSNEAELEALREEFEAELSSLRSKVDALRSERDRLQQRIAELETGDAEEGSGAVSLSSMEAFEGTNLFIREDSRGDATLENAHDGSVDPEALAENLRIEYHTRFESEDATVEGTPFDSFLRSSIPYAFVEWLVTDLLFEIQSTGTEGSMRHLYDALPEIDRVGFDETIRVGDGQEGREVDFDIVARDRMGDPLVVANIDESRDPTRGESMGPLVTDASDVCEEHETLAAAFAVTSSFFEPDALSTAREATSGSLLSREKYRSYVKLARKNGFHLCLVESREESFHLTVPEL; encoded by the coding sequence ATGGATGCCCACACCGTAATCGAGGAGTGGGAGGTGTCGCCGTTCGACGGCGGCTTCGAGGGGATTGATTCGTTGCGTTCTCGTGGGTTCAGCGGCGCCGTCGAGGCCGACGGGACGTGGCTGTTTCTCGAGGACGGCGACCCCTTGGCCGTTCGAGCGGACATCGACGAAGCGCCTCGGGAGGGCGACATCGATGCCTTCGAGGACGCGAGCGGACGGATACACGAAGCGCCCCACCCGGCGACTGCCGCGCTGGCGGCCATGTTGACTGTCGACGGCGATGTTCGTGGCCAGTACTTCAGCGACGAGACGCCGCTGTCGACGGTCCACGAGACGCTTTCGGAAGGGGGGTTCACCGGCTACGTCGAACTGTCGAAGAACGTCCTCAGCGGCGATTACTTCGTGGTGTACGAAGACGGCAAGGCATCGTATCTCGGTTATCTCGGTCCGAGCGGTCGCCTGTTGACCGGCGAGGAGGCACAGTCGAAAGCGGAAGGCGAGGTCGGTATCTACGACGTGGTCGCGGTTCGACTTCCCGCCGTGGAACTGCCGGAACCCGCCCCGGAGCCGAACGAGACAGCGGTCGTCGGCGCCGAGGGCGACGAAACGGCGGACACCGACGAGGAACTCGAAACGGCGGACACCGAAGCCGAGGCCGTCGAGGGGTCGAGCGACGAACACGAGGCAGAAACCACGGTTGGCGGGGAACCGACTGACGACGAATCCGAGGACACTGAAGTGGTCGAAGATGATGTCGACGCTACCGACGGCCAGTCGGCGGACGAGGGCGACTCCGAACCGGAGACTGCAGAAATCGCAGAGACGGCGGACGCCGACGCCGACGAGGAACCGACGTATGCGGTGCCTTCGGTGGACCCCGAAAACAGCGGCGACGGCACCGAGGAAGACACCCCACCCGTCGTCGAATCAGGAACCGAAAGTGCCGCCGACGCCGAGACTCGCGCCGAATTCGACTCCGACGTGGCGTCCGAGAGGGAAACGGCGGTCGAATCCGGTCCGGAAGCCGGACGACACGAGAGAGCGGCGGGGACCGACACTGACGAGGCTGAGACCGAATCCGATAAGACGGAGGCTGAGACCGACGACGAGGTGGAAACCGAATCGGAGCCCTCCAGCAACGAAGCCGAACTCGAGGCGCTCCGCGAGGAGTTCGAAGCGGAGTTGTCGTCGCTTCGGTCGAAAGTAGATGCCCTTCGGTCCGAGCGGGACCGTCTCCAACAGCGTATCGCGGAACTGGAGACGGGAGACGCCGAGGAGGGGTCCGGGGCCGTATCGCTCTCGTCGATGGAGGCCTTCGAGGGAACGAACCTCTTCATTCGTGAGGATTCCCGCGGCGATGCGACTCTCGAGAACGCCCACGACGGGAGCGTCGACCCCGAGGCGCTCGCAGAGAACCTCCGCATCGAGTACCACACCCGTTTCGAGAGCGAAGACGCGACGGTCGAGGGGACGCCGTTCGATTCCTTCCTGCGGTCGTCGATCCCCTACGCCTTCGTCGAGTGGCTCGTCACGGACCTCCTCTTCGAGATACAGTCCACCGGGACCGAGGGGTCGATGCGGCACCTCTACGACGCCTTGCCCGAAATCGACCGCGTCGGCTTCGACGAGACGATACGGGTCGGGGACGGACAGGAGGGCCGCGAGGTGGACTTCGACATCGTCGCGCGCGACCGGATGGGCGATCCGCTCGTCGTCGCGAACATCGACGAGAGCCGCGACCCTACGCGTGGGGAGTCGATGGGGCCGCTCGTCACAGACGCCTCCGACGTCTGTGAGGAACACGAGACGCTGGCGGCCGCCTTCGCGGTCACGTCGAGTTTCTTCGAGCCCGACGCCCTCTCGACGGCTCGGGAAGCCACGAGCGGCAGCCTCCTCAGCCGCGAGAAGTACCGGAGCTACGTGAAGCTCGCACGGAAGAACGGGTTCCACCTCTGTCTCGTCGAGTCGCGAGAGGAATCGTTCCACCTGACGGTACCGGAGCTGTAG
- a CDS encoding adenylosuccinate synthase has protein sequence MTVTIVGSQLGDEGKGGIVDVYGDAADVVVRYQGGDNAGHTVVFEGDEYKLSLVPSGVVRGKVGVLGNGCVVNPRTLFDEISTLQEKGLDPDVRVAERAHVILPYHRILDGIEEDVKSETDQEVGTTGRGIGPTYEDKAGRRGVRIGDLLDPEVLRERLEYVVPQKRALIEDVYGLDIDSLDDPAALDVDALFEEFREIGERLEDRDMTVNASAFLTDAMADGQNVMFEGAQGTIIDIDHGNYPYVTSSNPTAGGAATGTGLSPGVIGNGEVIGIVKAYLTRVGSGPLPTELGGVVGDTPDYDESTDGRNEELAEYIREEGGEYGTVTGRPRRVGWLDIPMLRHSARVNGFTGLAINHLDVLAGLDEVKVGHSYTLDGEELLTMPPTTEKWADCEANFRIFDGWDDVDWAAVAEEGYDAIPENARKYLDYLSAELDTPIYAVGVGPGREETVVVEDVY, from the coding sequence ATGACCGTAACCATCGTCGGTTCGCAACTCGGCGACGAAGGGAAGGGAGGCATCGTCGACGTTTACGGCGATGCCGCCGATGTCGTCGTCCGCTATCAGGGCGGCGACAACGCCGGCCACACCGTCGTCTTCGAGGGCGACGAGTACAAACTCTCGCTCGTTCCCTCGGGTGTAGTCCGCGGGAAAGTTGGGGTACTCGGAAACGGCTGTGTCGTCAATCCGCGCACGCTGTTCGACGAAATATCCACACTCCAAGAGAAGGGGCTCGACCCCGACGTTCGGGTGGCCGAGCGAGCCCATGTTATTCTACCGTACCACCGCATCCTCGACGGCATCGAGGAAGACGTCAAAAGCGAAACCGACCAAGAGGTCGGAACGACTGGTCGCGGTATCGGGCCGACCTACGAGGACAAAGCAGGCCGTCGCGGCGTGCGAATCGGGGACCTCCTCGACCCAGAAGTGCTGCGCGAACGCCTCGAGTACGTCGTCCCGCAGAAACGCGCGCTCATCGAAGACGTGTATGGACTCGACATCGACAGTCTCGACGACCCCGCAGCCCTCGATGTAGACGCCCTCTTCGAGGAGTTCCGCGAAATCGGCGAGCGTCTTGAAGACCGAGACATGACCGTCAACGCCAGCGCGTTCCTCACTGATGCGATGGCCGATGGACAGAACGTGATGTTCGAGGGAGCACAGGGGACCATCATCGACATAGACCACGGAAACTACCCCTACGTTACGTCGTCGAACCCGACAGCAGGCGGTGCCGCGACTGGAACGGGCCTCAGCCCCGGCGTAATCGGTAACGGAGAGGTCATCGGCATCGTGAAAGCTTACCTCACCCGCGTCGGGAGCGGCCCCCTGCCGACCGAACTCGGAGGTGTCGTCGGCGACACACCGGATTACGACGAATCAACCGACGGCCGCAACGAGGAACTGGCGGAGTACATCCGCGAAGAGGGCGGCGAGTACGGCACCGTCACCGGTCGCCCGCGTCGCGTCGGATGGCTCGATATCCCGATGCTTCGTCACTCGGCACGGGTCAACGGATTCACCGGCCTTGCTATCAACCACCTCGACGTGCTGGCCGGTCTCGACGAGGTGAAAGTCGGACACTCCTACACCTTGGACGGCGAGGAGCTGCTGACAATGCCTCCAACCACGGAGAAATGGGCCGACTGTGAGGCGAATTTCCGCATCTTCGACGGCTGGGACGATGTCGACTGGGCCGCCGTCGCCGAGGAGGGGTACGACGCGATTCCGGAGAACGCCCGCAAGTATCTCGACTATCTCAGCGCGGAACTCGACACGCCTATCTACGCAGTCGGTGTCGGTCCCGGCCGCGAGGAAACCGTCGTGGTCGAAGACGTGTATTAA
- a CDS encoding succinic semialdehyde dehydrogenase → MTVSETTADGEIDVEPDLLSGLESYVTLSGAPEEHFDVEAPYRGVVIGELPACDEADIEVAFDRAEQGQKAWEDRTVEERAEVFKRYHDLVIDNAEELLDIVQLESGKARKHAYEEVLDVAMTARHYAYRAEGYLETEQREGALPGLTETEVNHHPVGIVGMISPWNYPLSLAVSDAIPALLAGNSVVLKPAEQTSYTALKAVELLQEAGLPRDVFQVVTGFGPTLGEPLVANSDYVCFTGSSATGRIVASQAGEHLTKCSMELGGKNPGIVCSDADIDRAVEGLIRGCFTNAGQLCISLERLYVHEDVHGQFVEAFVDAIEDLQLGTGYEYDVDVGSLISEEQLEKVTEHVEDAKANGATVLTGGTGRPDIGPYFYEPTVLTDVDESMALCANETFGPVVSIYEWSEEDDVIERANDSDYGLNASIWTEDLDYGRELAKQIETGTVNVNEGYAAAWASLDAPMGGMKNSGIGRRHGDEGIMKYTESQTVAVQKRMGMTAPPGVPYWLYAKLMNKTLKFQRRIPGMR, encoded by the coding sequence ATGACAGTATCGGAGACCACAGCGGACGGTGAGATAGACGTCGAACCCGACTTGCTGTCGGGGCTGGAATCGTACGTGACGCTGTCGGGGGCGCCAGAGGAACACTTCGACGTGGAGGCGCCGTACCGGGGCGTCGTCATCGGCGAACTGCCGGCGTGTGACGAAGCGGACATCGAGGTCGCCTTCGACCGCGCCGAGCAGGGCCAGAAGGCGTGGGAGGACCGAACCGTCGAAGAGCGCGCCGAGGTGTTCAAGCGGTACCACGACCTCGTCATCGACAACGCCGAGGAACTGCTCGACATCGTGCAACTGGAGAGCGGGAAGGCCCGCAAGCACGCCTACGAAGAGGTCCTCGACGTGGCGATGACGGCCCGCCACTACGCCTACCGCGCGGAGGGGTATCTCGAAACCGAACAGCGTGAAGGCGCACTACCCGGACTCACGGAAACCGAGGTCAACCACCACCCCGTCGGCATCGTCGGGATGATTTCGCCGTGGAACTACCCCCTCTCGTTGGCCGTCTCCGACGCCATTCCCGCGCTGCTCGCCGGCAACAGCGTCGTCCTCAAGCCGGCCGAACAGACCTCCTACACAGCACTGAAAGCAGTCGAGTTGCTTCAGGAGGCCGGATTGCCGCGGGATGTCTTTCAGGTGGTCACCGGGTTCGGCCCGACGCTCGGCGAGCCGCTGGTCGCCAACTCGGATTACGTCTGCTTCACCGGTTCCAGCGCGACGGGTCGTATCGTCGCCAGTCAGGCCGGCGAACACCTCACGAAGTGCTCGATGGAACTCGGCGGGAAGAACCCCGGCATCGTCTGCTCGGATGCCGATATCGACCGCGCCGTGGAGGGACTTATTCGCGGTTGCTTCACCAACGCCGGCCAGCTGTGTATCTCCCTAGAGCGGCTGTACGTCCACGAGGACGTCCACGGTCAGTTCGTCGAGGCGTTCGTCGACGCCATCGAGGACCTCCAGCTCGGCACCGGCTACGAGTACGACGTGGACGTGGGCAGCCTCATCTCCGAGGAGCAACTGGAGAAGGTGACCGAACACGTCGAGGACGCCAAAGCCAACGGCGCCACCGTACTGACGGGCGGGACGGGCCGACCGGATATCGGGCCGTACTTCTACGAACCGACGGTCCTCACTGATGTCGACGAATCGATGGCGCTGTGTGCAAACGAGACGTTCGGTCCCGTCGTCTCCATCTACGAGTGGAGCGAGGAAGACGACGTTATCGAGCGGGCCAACGACTCCGATTACGGTCTGAACGCCTCCATCTGGACGGAGGACCTCGATTACGGCCGCGAACTCGCAAAACAAATCGAGACGGGGACGGTCAACGTCAACGAGGGTTACGCCGCGGCGTGGGCGTCCCTCGACGCACCCATGGGCGGGATGAAGAACTCCGGTATCGGCCGCCGTCACGGTGACGAGGGCATCATGAAGTACACCGAATCCCAGACCGTCGCGGTCCAAAAGCGGATGGGCATGACCGCGCCGCCGGGTGTGCCCTACTGGCTGTACGCGAAACTGATGAACAAGACGCTGAAGTTCCAGCGCCGGATTCCCGGAATGCGGTAG